AAGCAACGCCTTCAATCGTGGAATTTCCGAATCCCAGCATGTCTCTGGCTAATTTTTTATCGAAAAATGCTTGAGGATAATACGTATTTTGTGCTTCCAGATACATAAATCCCCACATCAACATGAATAATGTGAATAATTTTTTCATAGTATATTTTTGAGTCAAATATAAGTATTTTACTATTTTTGAAATAAAAATAGCTATGAAGTACATGTTTCTATTGTTTTTTTCCACTTCTGTCATGATTACGGCACAGAAACCTTGTGGATATAAAAACGGATTGCAGGAAGGTTCCTGCAAAGAATTCTATGACAACGGACAGGTAAAAAATACAGTAGAATGGGAAAAAGGAAAGCTGGACGGAGATGCTGTTTTTTATTATGATAACGGAAAAGTACAGTCTAAAGGAGAATACAAGAAAGGATTCAAAGTAAAAGAATGGTCTTATTTTGATAAGAATGGAGTACTTACTTCCAAAGAGGCTTTCAGAAACGGAGAAAAGAATATTTATGATAACAGTCTTACAGCTACTTTTTATTCTCCAACCGGAAAAATAACTGAAATTTCGAATTATAAATTCAATAAATTACAGGGTGAAAGCAAAACCTTCCATGAAGATGGAAAATCAGTGAAAGACATCGGCCAGTATGACAACGGCCTTGCTACCGGAAAATGGAAAGTGTTTTATCCATCAGGAAAGTTACAGCGCGAAACTGAGCTTGCCAACGATAAGAGAAACGGCAACAGAGTTCATTACCGTGAAGACGGAAGCATAGAAAAAACAGAAGTCTATAAAGACGGAAAATTAATCTCAACAAAATAATACAATTGGTACAGAAACTAAAACTGGAAGAACTTAACAGAATAGATGTAGAAACATTTAAGAAGGTTGAAAAAATTCCGTTGGTCATCATTTTAGATAATATAAGAAGTATGCATAATGTAGGTGCAGCCTTCAGAACAGCAGATGCTTTTTTAATTGAAAAAATCGTTCTTTGTGGAATTACACCGCAGCCACCCCATCGTGAAATTCATAAAGCGGCATTGGGAGCAACAGAAAGTGTAGACTGGTCTCATGAAGCAGAAACCAATACA
This genomic window from Chryseobacterium viscerum contains:
- a CDS encoding toxin-antitoxin system YwqK family antitoxin; this encodes MKYMFLLFFSTSVMITAQKPCGYKNGLQEGSCKEFYDNGQVKNTVEWEKGKLDGDAVFYYDNGKVQSKGEYKKGFKVKEWSYFDKNGVLTSKEAFRNGEKNIYDNSLTATFYSPTGKITEISNYKFNKLQGESKTFHEDGKSVKDIGQYDNGLATGKWKVFYPSGKLQRETELANDKRNGNRVHYREDGSIEKTEVYKDGKLISTK
- a CDS encoding RNA methyltransferase encodes the protein MVQKLKLEELNRIDVETFKKVEKIPLVIILDNIRSMHNVGAAFRTADAFLIEKIVLCGITPQPPHREIHKAALGATESVDWSHEAETNTAISDLKSKGYEIIGIEQTTGSQLITEFTIDRSKKYALILGNEVEGISDEVLPNIDVFLEIPQLGTKHSLNVSVCAGIVMWEFAKALK